CTTGCTTCAAAGGCATCGCCACTTTGGTTTAGCAATAAATCGCTATTCCAATGGGCTACGGCTTCGTGTTCAACTACGTACACTTGTACTGTATCGGGCCATTGCTTGCGTACCGATACGGTTGCAACCCAGGGTAAATCTTTTACTAGTTGCTGTACGCGTTTTACATCTAGCTCAAAAAAACTGCTTAAATCGGCCTTTTTTATTGCTTTAATTATGGCCTTTTCGTCAGTGTATTTGGGCTTACCTAGCACTGTTAAGTGCTTTATTTGTGCATCTTTGTTCTCTACTAGCCAATCAGATACACCGGTCGTTATTTGCACAAGGCCAATCACTACCACCAGAAAAAAGCTCACTCCAAAAATCAGCGACCAATTAAAGTTAAGTTGCTGTTTTAACTGTTGAGCTTTTTCTAAAAGGGGGTGCATATTAAAGCGTTTGCCCCAAAATGCGAACAACTAATTGCTCAAATGTTGCCCCGTTTGCTTTTGCCGCCATGGGCACCAGCGATTTTTCGGTCATGCCAGGGACTGTATTTACCTCTAATAAGTAAAAATTTCCTTGCTCATCTTGCATGGCATCTACACGTCCCCAGCCACTTGCACCCACTAAATCAAACGCCTCTAACGACATTGTCTGTAAGTGCTGAGTATCTTGCGCCGATAAATCGGCAGGGCAATGATACTGCGTTGTGTTTGATTGATACTTAGCTTGGTAATCGTAAAAGCCATTTGGCGTTGTCATTTCAATAACTGGCTGTACTTCATCGCCTAATACAGTAACGGTAAATTCGCGTCCGGTTATCCACTGCTCTACTAACACTTGGCTATCAAACTTAAAAGCGTGTGTAAGGGCATCTTCAAGCTCTTGAGCGTTACTTGCTTGCGCCATGCCTATGCTTGAGCCTTCGTGTGATGGCTTAACCATTACTTTTTTAAACTCATCCATAATGGCTTTTGCATCAAAGCCTTTTTTAGCATCCACAACGGCATAAGGCGCTGTGCTTAGCCCTGCAGATTTAAATAAATGCTTACAACGTACTTTATCCATTGCCAAGGCTGAACCCAATACATTACTACCCGTGTACGGCAAATTCATAAATTCAAGCGCGCCTTGTACTGTACCATCTTCGCCACCACGGCCATGCAAAGCAATAAAAACACGATCAACCTTTAATTCTTTTAGCTCCCACAAAGAGCGATTTTGCGGGTCAAAAGCAATGGCATCAACACCGGCATTTTGTAGTGCATTAAGCACCGCTTGCCCTGAACGTAGTGACACTTCGCGCTCTGCTGAGTTACCCCCTAGCAGTACTGCTACTTTACCAAATTGCGCGTTTTGTTGCGTCATACTTCACCTTGCTTTAATTTTTCCACCGACATACCTGTTGCCGCTAATGTTTTAACCAATTGCCCTATATTACCAGCGCCTTGCGTTAAAACTAAGTCGTTATTTTGTAAGTTATCTGCCAATACACCAGCAAGCTCTGCGCTCGTTGCTACATGTAGAGGCTCTTTTCCGCGCTGGCGTAAGCTGCGGCACAGGCTTTTACTGTCTGCGCCAACAATAGGCTCTTCGCCGGCACTGTACACATCAAGTAATAAAAGTTGATCGACATCTGCCAATACTTTTACAAAGTCTTCGTATAAATCGCGTGTACGGGTAAACCTGTGCGGTTGATAAACCATAACTAAACGTTTTTCTGGCCAGCCTTCGCGTACAGCAGCAATTGTGGCTGCCACTTCTGATGGGTGATGTCCGTAATCATCCACCAGCATGACATTGCCGCGCTCGTTTTCAAAATTGCCATAATGCTGGAAGCGTCGTCCTATGCCTTCAAATTTTTGCAGCGCCTCTAAAATTGCGTGGTTAGCAATGTTTTGATCTTTAGCCACTGCAATTGCCGCCGTGGCATTAAGTGCGTTGTGCTTACCTGGCATATTAAGCGTGGCACTTAAGCTTTCACCGCTTTTATGTGTCACTGTAAAAGTACAAGTACTTGCTGATTGGCTAAAATCGCTCATGCGGTAGTCGGCATCTTTTGACTCGCCATACGTGATCACAGGGCGACCAAAACGCGGGATCAGCTCACTTGCTACCTGCGAGTCTATACACACTACGGCTAAGCCATAAAATGGCAGGTTATGAATAAAATCCACATAAGTGTCTTTCATTTTCTCAAGGCTGCCGCCATAGGTTTCCATGTGATCTTCTTCAATATTGGTGATCACCGACACCATAGGCTGTAAATGTAAAAACGATGCATCGCTTTCATCTGCCTCAGCAATTAAAAAGTCGCTCTTGCCCACTTTTGCGTTACTGCCCGCGCTATTTAATAAGCCGCCAATAATAAAAGTAGGATCAAGCCCTGCCTGAGCATAAATACTGGCAATTAAACTGGTTGTTGTGGTTTTACCATGTGTGCCCGCAATGGCAATGCCATGGCGAAAACGCATTAATTCGGCAAGCATTTCTGCACGGCGAACTACTGGTATACGCGCCGCTTTAGCTGCAATAATTTCAGGATTTGTTTCGTCAATAGCACTTGAAACAACAACTACGTTGGCATCTTTTACATTGTTTTCGTGATGGCCTATAAATACTTCTGCACCGGCTTTAATTAAGCGTTCGGTCATTGCGCTGTGCGCTATATCAGAGCCTGTAATACGGTAGCCTTCAAAAGCCAGTACCTCGGCAATGCCGCCCATACCCGCACCACCAATACCAATAAAGTGGATGGTTTCTATTCGACGCATAGCAGGTCGAGTTTGTTGTTCTTGTATTGACTTATCTTTCACTTATTTTCTCTTATTTGTTACTTGCTCACAGTGCGAGGCAACGCTTGCTGTGGCATCTAGAATGGCTTGCTGCTTAGCATTACTGGCCATTTGTTTGATTAATATAGGCTTTGCCAAATACGGGTTTAATAGCTCAACTATTGAATCTTTATTAAACTGCGGCTGAGGCATTAAAAGCGCGCCATTTGCGGTTACTAAATACTTTGCGTTGGCGGTTTGATGATCGTCTACCGCATGTGGAAACGGCACAAACACAGCCATTTTACCCGCGGCGGCGATTTCACTAACAGTCAGTGCACCTGCACGGCAAATAACAATATCGGCCCACGCGTAGGCGGCGTCCATATCATCTATAAATTCAGCAACTTTTAGGTCTTCATCTGCAATGTTGTTTTGCGCATACGCGCTTTGTACACCCTCAATATGGCCTTTGCCTGTTTGGTGCCACACTTTAATTGGCGCTGTTTTAGCAAGTAAATTAAACGCCTCTGGCAGTGTTTGGTTAAGCACTTGTGCGCCTAATGAGCCACCCACCACTAAAATATTAATAGGGCTTGAAACATCACGTTTAGCTACATTAGCAACGCTTGCACGTACTGGGTTTCCGACTAATTCGGCTTGCCCTGGTGCAAACGCGCTTGGAAATGCAGCAAGTACTCTATTAGCAAATTTTGCCAACCACTTGTTGCTCATTCCTGCCACTGCATTTTGCTCATGAATCACCAGTGGAATGCCTAAACTTTTAGCGGCAATGCCGGTTGGTCCGGTTACATAGCCGCCCATAGCAAGCACTACATCAGGTTGCTGAGATTTCAATACCTTACGCGCCTGCAATATTGCATTAATTACCATGAATGGGGCTTTAATAAGACGCTTAAAGCCATTACCGCGTACGCCCTTTACATTAATAAAATCAATCTCAATATTATGCTTTGGTACAACATCCGCTTCCATTCTGTCTGGCGTGCCTATCCAGCTTACTTGCCAGCCTTGCTCTTTTAAATAATCGGCTACAGCAATACCTGGGAATATATGCCCGCCTGTACCACCGGCCACAACTACTAATTTTTTACTCATCGCTTACCTCCGCGTGAGGTGGCTTGTTTGGTTGCCATTTTAGTTTCAAAATCAACACGCAATAAAATACCGGTGGCAATCGTCATTATTAACAAACTTGAGCCACCATACGAAATAAACGGCAAGGTTAACCCTTTAGTTGGTAATAACCCCGCACTGGCGCCTACATTAACCATGGTTTGAAACGCAAACCAAATGCCAATAGCAAACGCAAAATAGCCTTCGTATTCTTTGCCACATTTTAAAGCTTGCTGGCCTATTAAAAGCGCCCTAAATACAAACACAGCCAATACACATAAAATACTTGCTACACCTACAAGGCCAAGCTCTTCACCTATAACGGCAAAAATAAAATCGTTATGTGCCTCGGGTAAATACTGTAACTTTTGCACACTGTTACCTAACCCTTGGCCAAACCAGCCGCCTTGGCTGTAGGCCATAAGCGACTGTACTAACTGATACCCTTTACCAAATGGGTCTTCCCAAGGGTCTAAAAAGCCCACCACTCGCGCCATTCTGTATGGCTCTACAATAATCAGTAATACAACAAGCCCTACGCCCGTTAAAATAAGTACAAAAAACTGCCACAGTTTTGCGCCAGCCAAAAATAACAGCCCCACAGTTGTTACAAACATAACCACCACGGTTCCTAAATCTGGCTGTAGCAAAATAAGCAAGGCATACACTGCAAATACAGCAATGGGCTTAGCAAAGCCTTTAATATTTTCTTGTACTTCTTCGCGCTTTCTTACCAAGTAGCCTGCTATATAACTGAAAAAGTATAATTTAGCGGCTTCGGCCACCTGAAAACCAACAGGTCCAATGGGAATCCAACGCTTAGCACCGTTGACTTCGCGACCTATTATTAACACCGCAATAAGCAGCACCATACCAAGCAGTAACAAATAAGGGTTTGAGCGTTTCCACCAATCCATAGGGACACTGGCGGCAATCCAAAACAAAATAAATGCCATTGCTAAAAACATGCTGTGGCGAATGGTAATATGGTATGAGTTATCAAACAGCCTTTCGGCTGTAGGCATTGAGGCACTAGTCACCATTACAAAACCCACACCTATAAGCATTAACATGCAATAAAGCAGTGGCACATCGTAAAGCTGTGCGGAGGGTTTTGGGGTGAGTGTTTCTTTTAAATCGGCAAAGGCAATCATAGCTGCCCTTCCATTACACATTGCACAAAATCATCACCGCGTTGCATGTAGTTGTTGTACATATCAATGCTGGCACAGGCAGGCGCAAGTAATACAATGTCACCGCGTTTACTAAGTACTTTTGCAAGTGCCACGGCCTCTTGCATATTATTTACTAAGTGCGATTTACTGGTAAGTGCAGCAAGTTTATCTGCATCTTTACCAAAGCATACAAATGCTTTTACATGGCTTTTTATATATGGCTTTAACGCACTTATATCAGCGCCTTTAGCATCACCACCGGCTATTACAATCAGGTTTTCTTGATCTGAGGCCAAACTATCTATTGCCGCTATAGTCGCGCCCACATTAGTGGCTTTAGAGTCGTTAAAGTATTGAACACCATTTTGCTCATCTACAAACTGACAACGGTGGGCTAAACCATTAAATTGGCTAAGCGCCGCTGTGTACTGTTCTTTACTAATATCAAACGGGCTTAATAACGCCATAACCGCCAGTGTATTTAAGTGATTGTGCTTGCCAACTACCGCAAGCGTGCTAACAGGTAAATATGCCTCGCCTTTTACTATAAAATGCAGCTCATTATTGCGCTCAGCTAAGTGGTAATCACCTTGGTCGGTGCCAAAGCTCATTTGCGGCGCTAAAGAGCGACTAATAGGTTTAGTTTGAATGTCATCTGCGTTGGTTACTAAAAGCTCAGCATTGTTATATATGCTTAATTTTGAGTCGATATAGGCTTGGTAGCTGTCGTAACGATCTAAATGATCTTCAGATATATTTAATACAGTGGCGCTAATTGGTTTTAAGCTTGAGCTGGTATCGAGTTGAAAGCTTGAAAGTTCCAGCACAAACACATCAAAATCATCGCTTAATAGATCAAGTACCGCAGTGCCAATATTGCCACCTAATGCCACTTTGTAACCTGCAGCTTTTAGTACCTCGTAAGCTAAGGTAACAACCGTTGATTTACCGTTAGATCCAGTGACAGCAACAACCGGTTTTGTATTTATACGAGCAAACAGCTCAACATCACCAATTACTTCAACGCCTGACTCTATTGCTTGAGCAATTGCAGGAATTTTTAAACTAAGCCCGGGGCTTATGATGATCATGTCGGTTTTACAAAGTGCGGCGCTACCTAAGTCACCAAAATGCGTATTAAGATCAGGAGCATGCTCTTTTAGCCAATCCATACCTGGTGGCGCAACACGGCTATCAACGACCTTTGGTACAAAACCATGAGATAATAAAAAACGCACAATGCCCAGACCGGTTACACCGAGTCCGAGCACTGTTATATGTTTGTTTTTTATCTCGTTTAAATACTGCATTTATCGAATCTTTAATGTCGCAAGGCCAGCAAGTACTAGCACAATTGAAATTATCCAAAAGCGCACAATAACACGTGGCTCTGGCCAACCTTTTAGCTCGTAATGATGATGAATCGGCGCCATTCTAAAAATGCGCTGTCCGCGTAGCTTGTATGAGCCAACCTGTAAAATTACCGATAAAGCTTCCATTACAAACACACCACCCATAATAATAAGCAGTAGCTCTTGGCGTACTAAAATAGCAATAATGCCCAGCGCACCGCCAAGTGCTAGCGAGCCTACATCGCCCATAAATACTTGGGCTGGGTAAGTGTTAAACCATAAAAAACCTAACCCTGCGCCAACAATAGCGGTACACACAACCACTAACTCACTAGCCAGCGGTAAATGCGGGATATGTAAGTAAGCTGAAAAGTTAATATTACCGGTTAAATAAGCAATTATGGCCAGTGCAGCAGCCACTAAAATAGTCGGCACAATCGCCAAGCCATCTAAACCATCAGTCAGATTTACCGCGTTTGAAGTTCCCACTAATGCAAAGTAAGTAATTACAATGTAAAACAAGCCCAATTGTGGCAATACATCTTTAAAAAATGGCACCACGAGTGAGGTTTCTGACGCTTGCGTACTCGTAGCATACAGTGCAGTTGCAACCACTAGAGCAATAACCGATTGCCAAAAATACTTCCATTTAGCGATTAACCCTTTAGGGTCTTTGCGTATTACTTTGCGGTAGTCATCTATAAAGCCCACTAAACCTAGCGAGCCAATTACAAATAAGGTTGCCCATACGTATTTATTTGATAAATCAGCCCATAATAAAGTGCTGGTAAATATAGCGCCTAAAATAAGTAAGCCTCCCATAGTAGGAGTACCTTTTTTAGATAAGTGAGATTCTGGGCCATCATCGCGCACTACTTGGCCAATTTGCATTTTTTGTAACGATCGAATGAGCTTAGGGCCAAAATAAAGCGACATCATTAGCGCTGTTAATATGCCTAAAATGGCACGTAAGGTTAAATACGAAAATACATTAAAGCCACTGTAATATTGGGTTAAATACTCTGCCAGCCAAACTAACATTATGATACTCCATTGATGGCTTGTTGCTGGCCATTTACTAAATCGGTTACTAATAATTCCATGCGAGAACTGCGCGATCCTTTTACCACAAGTGTGGTTTTACTATTTGTATTATTAAGACTGGTTTGAATTTGCTTGAGCATCTCTTCACGGTTAGA
The genomic region above belongs to Pseudoalteromonas sp. MM1 and contains:
- the ftsW gene encoding cell division protein FtsW, whose protein sequence is MIAFADLKETLTPKPSAQLYDVPLLYCMLMLIGVGFVMVTSASMPTAERLFDNSYHITIRHSMFLAMAFILFWIAASVPMDWWKRSNPYLLLLGMVLLIAVLIIGREVNGAKRWIPIGPVGFQVAEAAKLYFFSYIAGYLVRKREEVQENIKGFAKPIAVFAVYALLILLQPDLGTVVVMFVTTVGLLFLAGAKLWQFFVLILTGVGLVVLLIIVEPYRMARVVGFLDPWEDPFGKGYQLVQSLMAYSQGGWFGQGLGNSVQKLQYLPEAHNDFIFAVIGEELGLVGVASILCVLAVFVFRALLIGQQALKCGKEYEGYFAFAIGIWFAFQTMVNVGASAGLLPTKGLTLPFISYGGSSLLIMTIATGILLRVDFETKMATKQATSRGGKR
- the murC gene encoding UDP-N-acetylmuramate--L-alanine ligase, with the translated sequence MRRIETIHFIGIGGAGMGGIAEVLAFEGYRITGSDIAHSAMTERLIKAGAEVFIGHHENNVKDANVVVVSSAIDETNPEIIAAKAARIPVVRRAEMLAELMRFRHGIAIAGTHGKTTTTSLIASIYAQAGLDPTFIIGGLLNSAGSNAKVGKSDFLIAEADESDASFLHLQPMVSVITNIEEDHMETYGGSLEKMKDTYVDFIHNLPFYGLAVVCIDSQVASELIPRFGRPVITYGESKDADYRMSDFSQSASTCTFTVTHKSGESLSATLNMPGKHNALNATAAIAVAKDQNIANHAILEALQKFEGIGRRFQHYGNFENERGNVMLVDDYGHHPSEVAATIAAVREGWPEKRLVMVYQPHRFTRTRDLYEDFVKVLADVDQLLLLDVYSAGEEPIVGADSKSLCRSLRQRGKEPLHVATSAELAGVLADNLQNNDLVLTQGAGNIGQLVKTLAATGMSVEKLKQGEV
- the mraY gene encoding phospho-N-acetylmuramoyl-pentapeptide-transferase, with the translated sequence MLVWLAEYLTQYYSGFNVFSYLTLRAILGILTALMMSLYFGPKLIRSLQKMQIGQVVRDDGPESHLSKKGTPTMGGLLILGAIFTSTLLWADLSNKYVWATLFVIGSLGLVGFIDDYRKVIRKDPKGLIAKWKYFWQSVIALVVATALYATSTQASETSLVVPFFKDVLPQLGLFYIVITYFALVGTSNAVNLTDGLDGLAIVPTILVAAALAIIAYLTGNINFSAYLHIPHLPLASELVVVCTAIVGAGLGFLWFNTYPAQVFMGDVGSLALGGALGIIAILVRQELLLIIMGGVFVMEALSVILQVGSYKLRGQRIFRMAPIHHHYELKGWPEPRVIVRFWIISIVLVLAGLATLKIR
- a CDS encoding D-alanine--D-alanine ligase, translating into MTQQNAQFGKVAVLLGGNSAEREVSLRSGQAVLNALQNAGVDAIAFDPQNRSLWELKELKVDRVFIALHGRGGEDGTVQGALEFMNLPYTGSNVLGSALAMDKVRCKHLFKSAGLSTAPYAVVDAKKGFDAKAIMDEFKKVMVKPSHEGSSIGMAQASNAQELEDALTHAFKFDSQVLVEQWITGREFTVTVLGDEVQPVIEMTTPNGFYDYQAKYQSNTTQYHCPADLSAQDTQHLQTMSLEAFDLVGASGWGRVDAMQDEQGNFYLLEVNTVPGMTEKSLVPMAAKANGATFEQLVVRILGQTL
- the murG gene encoding undecaprenyldiphospho-muramoylpentapeptide beta-N-acetylglucosaminyltransferase, whose amino-acid sequence is MSKKLVVVAGGTGGHIFPGIAVADYLKEQGWQVSWIGTPDRMEADVVPKHNIEIDFINVKGVRGNGFKRLIKAPFMVINAILQARKVLKSQQPDVVLAMGGYVTGPTGIAAKSLGIPLVIHEQNAVAGMSNKWLAKFANRVLAAFPSAFAPGQAELVGNPVRASVANVAKRDVSSPINILVVGGSLGAQVLNQTLPEAFNLLAKTAPIKVWHQTGKGHIEGVQSAYAQNNIADEDLKVAEFIDDMDAAYAWADIVICRAGALTVSEIAAAGKMAVFVPFPHAVDDHQTANAKYLVTANGALLMPQPQFNKDSIVELLNPYLAKPILIKQMASNAKQQAILDATASVASHCEQVTNKRK
- a CDS encoding cell division protein FtsQ/DivIB; translation: MHPLLEKAQQLKQQLNFNWSLIFGVSFFLVVVIGLVQITTGVSDWLVENKDAQIKHLTVLGKPKYTDEKAIIKAIKKADLSSFFELDVKRVQQLVKDLPWVATVSVRKQWPDTVQVYVVEHEAVAHWNSDLLLNQSGDAFEASSDKLANDLPQLYGPEGSEKEAWIAFKQFDEMLKVNALTLKSLALSERFSWQLWLDNGVRLNLGRKDKAKRVQRFIDVYPRMEKRADAQIDAIDLRYDTGLAVSYKPVQEQQLQNKSKA
- the murD gene encoding UDP-N-acetylmuramoyl-L-alanine--D-glutamate ligase, giving the protein MQYLNEIKNKHITVLGLGVTGLGIVRFLLSHGFVPKVVDSRVAPPGMDWLKEHAPDLNTHFGDLGSAALCKTDMIIISPGLSLKIPAIAQAIESGVEVIGDVELFARINTKPVVAVTGSNGKSTVVTLAYEVLKAAGYKVALGGNIGTAVLDLLSDDFDVFVLELSSFQLDTSSSLKPISATVLNISEDHLDRYDSYQAYIDSKLSIYNNAELLVTNADDIQTKPISRSLAPQMSFGTDQGDYHLAERNNELHFIVKGEAYLPVSTLAVVGKHNHLNTLAVMALLSPFDISKEQYTAALSQFNGLAHRCQFVDEQNGVQYFNDSKATNVGATIAAIDSLASDQENLIVIAGGDAKGADISALKPYIKSHVKAFVCFGKDADKLAALTSKSHLVNNMQEAVALAKVLSKRGDIVLLAPACASIDMYNNYMQRGDDFVQCVMEGQL